CATCGATCGAGATGGCGCGACAGGCCGCGGCGGCTGCGGGCATCACAAATTGCAGGTTCGAGGTAGCGTCGGCGAAGGAGTACCAGGGCATGTTTGACCTGGTTTGCCATTTCGATTGTCTGCACGACATGGGGGATCCCGTCGGCGCGGCTCGACATGTGCTGAAATCACTTCGCCCTGACGGGGCATGGATGATCGTGGAGCCCTTCGCCAACGACGACGTGGCCGACAACCTGAATCCCGTCGGGCGGGTGTACTACTCGGCATCCACGTTTATCTGCACCCCGGCCTCGCTCTCGCAGGAAGTGGGCCTTGCGCTCGGCGCTCAGGCCGGGGAAGCACGGCTACGGGCAGTCGTCACCGAGGCCGGGTTCAGTCGTGTGCGACGAGCGGCTGAGACCGCGTTCAACATCATCCTGGATGCTCGGCCGTAGGATCCAGCCCCGCTGGCGCCTGGCGTTCCAGCAGCCGGCGAGGTTCTCTCGTTCCCGTCTACCCACACGATCCGGCGATGTTGGGTGGTTCAGCTGGAGCCCGAGCCGCGTTCCAGCGCCGTGGGGCCAGACCTGGCAGCGTCGATCCGGTAGACCGGGTATCGCGTAGCGATCGCCTCGAACTCAGACAGCGACGCGCCGACGCCAAGCGGGAAGTGCTTGCGGCCGCTTGAGGCGATCCGCACATACTCGCGGAGAATAGGCGCCCGCTCGTCTGATGGCACCTGAACCAGGTGGACTTGCTCCCGGCGGCCCTGGCGGATGACCGCATCGCCATGAGCTGCCTCAACGTTCTTCACCCACTCCGATTGCCGGCCGAGCATTGAGACGAGGTAGCGCTTGCCCTCCACCGTGGCGATGACTACTGGATTGGACCGCCGGTGTCCCGATACCCGGCCGCGGACCTCGAGTACGGCGACCTCTCTTGGTGGCAAACCGAGGCCAGACCACCAGCCCTGAACCCGGTTCACCCAGCGTCCGAGCCGTGTGGGTCGCCAGCCTTTATAGAACCATCGCAGGATCGGACTTTGCTCCGCAGGGTCCGTGTGCATCATCTCGTTCACCGACCCTTGG
This is a stretch of genomic DNA from Chloroflexota bacterium. It encodes these proteins:
- a CDS encoding nitroreductase/quinone reductase family protein; this translates as MGSHENQGSVNEMMHTDPAEQSPILRWFYKGWRPTRLGRWVNRVQGWWSGLGLPPREVAVLEVRGRVSGHRRSNPVVIATVEGKRYLVSMLGRQSEWVKNVEAAHGDAVIRQGRREQVHLVQVPSDERAPILREYVRIASSGRKHFPLGVGASLSEFEAIATRYPVYRIDAARSGPTALERGSGSS